The Littorina saxatilis isolate snail1 linkage group LG13, US_GU_Lsax_2.0, whole genome shotgun sequence genome contains a region encoding:
- the LOC138945987 gene encoding beta-1,3-galactosyltransferase 5-like — protein MKRVVLKVLLALILWIVILSVKYMILTVDYVGVSPWTQIPHSQIATKRYPFLTADSQMPLVKHPSLSGALGIGTSQRNQQTNPEAASNTKAHPRLPNKSLKLTTQRNPPLTQENDQLLIISQKQRLVTLRVSNITTQEIRQFTKQPSSASRLEKTVQGSASVQSHTAEKLGTTRTMNTKDYNPPWNCSGCFQWNYQLILNEKDLCKTHDNQKIDQIFLIPSTHAKTAERNAIRETWASITRNNTSNFRHVFFFGVTKDQARMRLVEEESRHFRDVVLMRFDDTYRNLTVKTLTMLRWLTETCAKARFFLKADDDMWVNTRTLMDKLNPVETELQTATSGTCAMSPQIIRNTRNKWSATYKEYPADEYPRYCSGTAYAGTVNVAKQLVNVSKDIPFFHLEDVFVGLCLKQLGYQVKSLGGFHMLTPRFVRGDVCEVWRAKVATIHVVPPKVLRQYWSAPCGNLTDLLPSVVD, from the exons ATGAAACGCGTTGTGCTCAAAGTGCTTTTAGCACTGATTCTGTGGATAGTGATTTTGTCTGTAAAGTACATGATCCTGACGGTGGATTACGTTGGTGTATCACCATGGACACAAATCCCACATTCTCAGATAGCAACGAAGAGATATCCTTTTTTGACAGCTGACTCCCAGATGCCCCTCGTGAAGCATCCAAGCCTGAGTGGTGCCTTAGGAATCGGAACTTCTCAAAGGAATCAGCAGACAAATCCAGAAGCAGCTTCCAATACGAAAGCACATCCCCGCTTACCGAATAAAAGCTTAAAACTGACAACTCAAAGGAACCCTCCTTTGACCCAAGAAAATGATCAGCTGCTTATAATTTCTCAAAAGCAAAGGCTCGTTACACTTCGAGTTTCAAATATCACCACACAAGAAATCAGACAATTTACAAAACAGCCGTCAAGCGCAAGTCGTTTGGAAAAAACAGTTCAGGGTAGTGCATCTGTACAAAGTCATACAGCAGAAAAACTCGGCACCACCAGGACGATGAACACCAAAGATTACAATCCTCCGTGGAACTGTTCAGGGTGTTTCCAGTGGAACTACCAACTTATCCTTAACGAGAAAGATCTTTGCAAGACCCACGACAACCAAAAGATCGATCAGATTTTCCTCATTCCGTCCACACACGCCAAAACGGCGGAGCGGAACGCTATTCGGGAAACGTGGGCCTCCATCACACGAAACAACACTTCCAACTTCAGACATGTCTTCTTCTTCGGTGTAACAAAAGATCAGGCGCGCATGCGCCTGGTGGAGGAAGAGAGTCGTCATTTCCGGGACGTGGTGCTGATGAGGTTTGATGACACGTACCGGAACCTGACGGTGAAAACGTTGACGATGCTGCGTTGGCTGACCGAGACCTGTGCCAAGGCTAG GTTTTTCTTGAAGGCTGACGACGACATGTGGGTCAACACACGAACACTGATGGACAAACTGAACCCCGTGGAGACAGAACTGCAAACAGCCACCTCGGGCACGTGCGCGATGTCGCCACAAATCATTAGGAACACGCGAAACAAATG GTCGGCCACCTACAAAGAGTACCCGGCGGACGAGTACCCCAGATACTGCTCAGGGACGGCCTACGCGGGCACGGTGAACGTTGCCAAGCAACTGGTGAACGTGTCAAAGGACATTCCTTTCTTCCACCTGGAGGACGTCTTTGTCGGTCTGTGTCTCAAGCAGCTGGGCTACCAGGTCAAAAGCTTAGGGGGATTTCACATGCTAACGCCAAGGTTTGTGAGGGGCGATGTGTGTGAGGTATGGAGGGCCAAAGTGGCCACAATTCATGTTGTTCCGCCGAAAGTGTTGCGTCAGTACTGGAGTGCCCCGTGTGGAAATTTGACAGACCTTTTACCTTCTGTTGTTGACTGA